A genomic region of Devosia ginsengisoli contains the following coding sequences:
- a CDS encoding Mu transposase C-terminal domain-containing protein, whose translation MRIREDNSGLIKHDIVEFPDGRYRFDHGVGDLLVFTKQGSGEVFDISKERYDYLFEAGDVRQIITPIAASGRIQFTDVPETLPPDTSIAAALRAQTMQWFTRQYDDDPLAVSLGKSFIEKFVRSRAKEASRLGLTHQFSAPTLIRDIQNRGRPGHRPIGYFLDRRGQYAREPQHPEIADLRAETVTLYWTRALVTKSDAFAFYRTELAGINEERVANGLGEIPPPKEMTSVIEAIDAAECHETWTTKWGRQAADEHYKGTAEHIVADEIGDVIIIDHTTLDTYLLMDTEYGVVFGRPTVTIAIDVKSRSIVGFLISPEPPSLYTVVTILKRVVSHKKRYHKLYPELGSDWDPFCRPTLVLVDNGAEFISPSFQQALLDVGIIIKRSPVATPQFKAIGERFFHTLNLQLSHKAPGTTVQGKRKSRKPAKPGDGAVITYSEADELLYRCILNYEKSEHDGLRGRKPRDVWSEGVSRGCRKTIRDVRLLETLIGNIDTVPIARDGITFKNFQFHDEVATSFVLNFWARNTPKRDRRKKGAMAKVTIKYNPADCTRIYVYCPTELSSNPWVALPNTMPDYAPAMTFWHHDQVVALARKKKRNVKDENALYKSRDDLRRITEAKLALSNTRDGAKMRRLLQQDKDRLAGGRVEEVEIDNDAPSVEVGAFNSVRMDAQFVPPGAAGGRAKAAATRKRNDKARARLAQLEAPDEPGDAAGPDSTAGLVRKDFLKMAGWSK comes from the coding sequence ATGAGGATACGAGAAGACAATTCCGGCCTGATCAAGCACGACATCGTCGAGTTTCCGGACGGCCGCTACCGCTTTGACCACGGCGTGGGTGATCTGCTGGTGTTCACTAAGCAGGGAAGTGGCGAGGTATTCGACATTTCCAAGGAGCGCTACGACTACCTGTTTGAAGCCGGAGACGTCCGCCAGATTATCACGCCAATCGCTGCGTCGGGACGGATCCAGTTCACCGATGTGCCTGAAACCTTGCCGCCCGATACGTCCATTGCAGCTGCACTACGTGCCCAGACCATGCAGTGGTTCACTCGCCAGTATGATGACGACCCATTGGCCGTCAGTCTCGGCAAGAGCTTCATCGAAAAGTTCGTCCGATCGCGAGCAAAGGAGGCATCACGGCTCGGACTGACGCACCAGTTCTCCGCACCAACCCTCATCCGCGATATCCAGAACAGGGGCAGGCCTGGCCACCGCCCCATCGGCTACTTCTTGGATCGCCGCGGGCAGTACGCTAGGGAACCCCAGCATCCCGAGATTGCAGACCTGCGCGCTGAGACCGTGACGCTGTACTGGACTCGTGCGCTTGTCACAAAGTCCGATGCATTCGCATTTTATCGCACAGAGCTCGCCGGCATCAATGAGGAGCGCGTGGCAAACGGGCTGGGAGAAATTCCGCCGCCGAAGGAGATGACCTCGGTCATCGAGGCCATCGACGCCGCCGAATGCCATGAAACATGGACGACCAAGTGGGGCCGGCAGGCTGCAGACGAGCATTACAAGGGTACTGCTGAGCACATCGTCGCTGATGAGATCGGCGACGTGATCATTATCGACCATACCACACTCGATACCTACCTGCTGATGGACACTGAGTACGGGGTGGTGTTCGGACGCCCGACCGTCACGATCGCCATCGACGTAAAGTCGCGCAGTATCGTCGGCTTTCTGATCAGCCCCGAACCGCCATCTCTCTACACGGTGGTGACAATCCTGAAACGGGTCGTCAGTCACAAAAAGCGGTACCACAAGCTCTACCCGGAACTCGGCTCGGACTGGGACCCGTTTTGCCGCCCCACCTTGGTCCTGGTGGACAACGGGGCCGAGTTCATTTCACCCAGTTTCCAACAAGCGCTGCTCGACGTCGGGATCATCATCAAGCGCTCGCCCGTGGCCACACCACAGTTCAAAGCCATCGGTGAGCGCTTCTTCCACACGCTGAACCTGCAGCTCAGCCACAAAGCCCCCGGAACAACCGTCCAAGGGAAGCGCAAGAGCCGCAAGCCTGCCAAGCCCGGAGACGGTGCGGTGATCACCTATTCCGAGGCCGATGAGCTGCTCTATCGATGCATCCTCAACTACGAGAAGTCGGAACATGACGGTCTGCGAGGGCGAAAGCCGCGAGACGTCTGGAGCGAGGGAGTCAGCAGGGGCTGTCGCAAGACCATCCGAGACGTGCGCCTCCTCGAAACCCTTATCGGAAATATCGATACCGTCCCCATCGCGCGGGATGGGATCACCTTTAAGAACTTCCAGTTCCATGACGAAGTTGCGACGTCGTTTGTCTTGAACTTCTGGGCGCGCAACACGCCCAAGAGGGACCGCCGCAAGAAGGGTGCGATGGCTAAAGTCACGATCAAATACAATCCGGCCGACTGCACCCGGATTTACGTGTATTGCCCGACCGAGTTATCGAGCAATCCTTGGGTCGCTCTGCCCAATACAATGCCCGACTATGCCCCCGCCATGACGTTCTGGCATCATGATCAGGTCGTCGCTCTTGCCAGGAAGAAAAAACGGAACGTCAAGGACGAGAACGCCCTCTACAAGTCTCGCGACGACCTCCGCCGGATCACTGAGGCCAAGCTGGCCCTCAGCAATACCCGGGACGGCGCCAAGATGCGCCGCCTCCTCCAGCAAGACAAGGACCGGCTCGCCGGCGGTCGTGTGGAGGAGGTCGAAATCGACAATGACGCCCCCTCGGTGGAGGTAGGAGCGTTCAACTCCGTGCGCATGGATGCACAGTTCGTGCCCCCAGGCGCCGCAGGCGGCCGGGCAAAGGCCGCCGCCACCAGGAAGCGGAATGACAAGGCGCGCGCCCGCCTCGCGCAGTTGGAAGCACCGGACGAACCGGGAGACGCGGCCGGACCTGACTCCACGGCGGGCCTTGTCCGAAAGGACTTCCTCAAAATGGCGGGGTGGAGCAAATGA
- a CDS encoding ATP-binding protein: MKPDILDSVDRYAAFRSIVVPHKEIAQLKARIQLLMAETQNVLEQNAAQAASVPAGSFKPIELWYLPLVGPTCSTKSSTLRLVTKELAAPGIARGEQPILFVTLRSTVRTTKQLQFEILQAFDSDTDEKFLTGRDYSEGHANLSLLELARQRKTVLVVLDEANNMLKGDTGKVAAEMAKALKSMVNDAVFSLVLAGTQRVRELMQADAEFDGRKRYPMEFEPASINDHGAVIEFCAYVQTLLQRMVSEGVIDRPFNPLATVDDMATVFEMAGGVNGAFSKQLLGALDNAFLDGRGFLTWGDLELAYIQWKRDRTLPGANAKFRSPAKQTVETMRQIAGV, translated from the coding sequence ATGAAACCCGATATTCTCGACTCGGTCGATCGTTATGCCGCCTTCCGCAGCATCGTCGTCCCCCACAAGGAGATCGCCCAGCTTAAGGCACGCATCCAGCTGTTAATGGCGGAAACCCAGAATGTGCTGGAACAGAACGCCGCTCAAGCCGCCAGTGTACCTGCGGGTTCATTTAAGCCCATCGAGCTCTGGTACTTGCCCCTGGTGGGTCCCACCTGCTCAACCAAGTCGAGCACTCTTAGGCTCGTCACTAAGGAACTCGCTGCGCCAGGCATCGCCAGGGGCGAACAGCCCATCTTGTTTGTGACATTGCGCTCAACGGTGCGCACCACCAAGCAACTGCAGTTCGAAATCCTCCAGGCCTTTGACAGCGACACCGACGAAAAATTCCTCACCGGCCGCGACTACAGCGAGGGTCACGCCAACCTATCCCTGTTGGAGCTGGCCCGTCAGCGCAAGACGGTGCTGGTGGTGCTCGATGAGGCCAACAATATGCTGAAGGGGGATACCGGCAAGGTCGCTGCGGAGATGGCTAAGGCGCTCAAGTCCATGGTCAACGATGCGGTCTTCTCTTTGGTGCTTGCGGGGACGCAGCGGGTGAGGGAGTTGATGCAAGCCGATGCCGAGTTTGACGGCCGCAAACGCTATCCCATGGAGTTCGAACCCGCCAGTATCAATGACCATGGGGCGGTCATTGAGTTCTGCGCTTATGTGCAGACGCTCCTGCAACGGATGGTTTCCGAAGGCGTGATCGATCGCCCTTTCAATCCTCTGGCTACCGTGGACGACATGGCGACCGTCTTTGAGATGGCGGGAGGCGTCAACGGAGCCTTCTCAAAGCAGCTCTTGGGGGCGCTGGATAATGCCTTCCTGGACGGTCGGGGTTTCCTCACCTGGGGTGATCTGGAACTGGCCTACATACAGTGGAAACGTGACCGCACCTTGCCCGGCGCCAATGCGAAGTTTCGGTCGCCCGCCAAGCAGACCGTCGAGACCATGCGTCAGATTGCGGGGGTGTAA
- a CDS encoding acyltransferase family protein, protein MASGNRLDWVDMAKGISIFLVVMMYAASSVGEDTGGVGALHWAIAFATPFRMPEFFLISGLFLSQVIDRPWNAYADRRVVHYLYFYALWAVIHIVFKVGLLATDPVGAVEQIAWALVQPYGVLWFIYMLAAVSAATKLLHDLKAPVWGVFGIAAILQMADIQTGSYLVDQFAEYFVFFYAGYVLAPQLFRLAAWAVDHAALALVGLLVWAILNAALVFSPGFAMHPIHPVMGYAGLPGLHLLLALVGTAALCTIAALLTRLPFMDWLRWMGSKSLVIYVAFVLPMGIARTLLIKLGVDEPTVLSLAIMVISIVSPLVLYWIVQRIGFGRFLFERPNWAHLPGTARRAAPVATPAE, encoded by the coding sequence ATGGCAAGCGGCAACCGTCTCGACTGGGTGGATATGGCCAAGGGCATTTCCATCTTTCTCGTCGTCATGATGTATGCGGCGTCCAGCGTCGGTGAAGACACCGGCGGCGTGGGCGCCCTGCACTGGGCCATCGCCTTCGCCACCCCGTTCCGCATGCCCGAATTCTTCCTGATTTCGGGGCTGTTCCTGTCGCAGGTCATCGACCGGCCGTGGAACGCCTATGCCGACCGCCGCGTCGTGCACTATCTCTATTTCTATGCGCTGTGGGCGGTGATCCACATCGTCTTCAAGGTGGGCCTGCTGGCGACCGATCCGGTCGGCGCCGTCGAGCAGATCGCCTGGGCGTTGGTCCAGCCCTATGGCGTGCTGTGGTTCATCTACATGCTGGCCGCTGTCAGCGCCGCCACCAAGCTGCTGCATGACCTCAAGGCACCGGTCTGGGGCGTGTTCGGTATCGCCGCCATCCTGCAGATGGCCGATATCCAGACCGGCAGCTACCTGGTCGACCAGTTCGCCGAATATTTCGTGTTCTTCTATGCCGGCTATGTGCTGGCGCCGCAGCTGTTCCGGCTGGCCGCCTGGGCCGTGGATCACGCCGCGCTGGCGCTGGTCGGGCTGCTGGTCTGGGCCATCCTCAATGCCGCTCTGGTCTTCTCGCCCGGCTTTGCCATGCATCCGATCCATCCAGTTATGGGCTATGCCGGCCTGCCGGGCCTGCATCTGCTGCTGGCGCTGGTCGGCACGGCTGCCCTCTGCACCATCGCCGCCCTGCTGACCCGCCTGCCCTTTATGGATTGGCTGCGCTGGATGGGATCGAAATCGCTGGTGATCTATGTCGCCTTCGTGCTGCCCATGGGCATTGCCCGCACCCTGCTGATCAAGCTGGGCGTGGATGAACCGACGGTGCTGAGCCTCGCCATCATGGTCATCTCCATCGTCTCGCCACTGGTGCTTTACTGGATCGTGCAGCGCATCGGCTTCGGCCGCTTCCTGTTCGAGCGGCCTAACTGGGCTCACCTGCCCGGTACCGCCCGCCGCGCCGCACCGGTCGCGACCCCGGCGGAGTAG
- the purQ gene encoding phosphoribosylformylglycinamidine synthase subunit PurQ, which yields MKSAVIVFPGLNRDRDMIAALTKISGTAPATVWHQDADLPDVDLIVIPGGFSYGDYLRCGAIAARSPIMDKVRERAAKGVKVLGVCNGFQILIEAGLLPGALMRNMSLKFVCREVKLEVANADTDFTRGYSQGQVFRCPVAHHDGNYFADAETVARLEGNGQVAFRYAEGTNPNGSINDIAGIFNEGKNVLGLMPHPENLIEAAHGGDDGRALFSGLLGKAA from the coding sequence ATGAAATCCGCAGTCATCGTCTTCCCCGGTCTCAATCGCGACCGCGACATGATCGCGGCGCTGACCAAGATTTCCGGCACCGCCCCCGCAACGGTCTGGCATCAGGATGCCGACCTGCCTGATGTCGACCTCATCGTCATCCCCGGCGGCTTCTCCTATGGCGATTATCTGCGCTGCGGCGCCATCGCCGCGCGCTCCCCAATCATGGACAAGGTGCGCGAGCGCGCCGCCAAGGGCGTCAAGGTGCTCGGGGTGTGCAACGGCTTTCAGATCCTCATCGAGGCCGGCCTGCTGCCCGGTGCGCTGATGCGCAATATGAGCCTCAAATTCGTCTGCCGCGAGGTCAAGCTCGAAGTCGCGAATGCCGACACCGATTTCACCCGCGGCTACAGCCAGGGCCAGGTGTTCCGCTGCCCGGTGGCCCATCACGACGGCAATTATTTCGCCGATGCCGAGACCGTGGCCCGCCTCGAAGGCAACGGCCAGGTCGCCTTCCGCTATGCCGAGGGCACCAATCCCAATGGCTCGATCAACGACATTGCCGGCATCTTCAACGAAGGCAAGAACGTGCTGGGTCTGATGCCCCACCCGGAAAACCTGATCGAAGCCGCGCATGGCGGCGATGATGGCAGGGCGCTGTTCTCGGGCCTTCTGGGCAAGGCCGCCTGA
- a CDS encoding Pr6Pr family membrane protein codes for MSWRAPVNPRTLLTWLGLLFGAAGLVLQFTISMQSMLGSGRDVFGSLGAFFSYYTILTNIVLVLIYLSEVLPAAGLALFRHPIVRGMMAANIALVALYVFFVLRFLSALTGLFQVADSILHYLCPVLYLLWWLIGPHGRLRWGNLPLMLAPTLVYFLYAMARGAWVQEYPYPILNAIELGYAQVALNALYMTAGLAVLTLIVIALDRLLARPSRTFQ; via the coding sequence ATGAGCTGGCGCGCGCCCGTCAATCCGCGGACGCTCCTCACCTGGCTGGGCCTGCTGTTCGGCGCTGCCGGTCTCGTGCTGCAATTCACTATCTCGATGCAGTCCATGCTCGGCAGCGGCCGCGACGTCTTCGGTTCGCTCGGCGCCTTTTTTTCGTATTACACCATCCTCACCAATATCGTCCTGGTGCTGATCTACCTGTCCGAGGTCTTGCCCGCTGCCGGACTGGCGCTGTTCCGCCATCCGATCGTACGCGGCATGATGGCGGCCAACATTGCGCTGGTGGCGCTCTATGTCTTCTTCGTGCTGCGCTTCCTCTCGGCGCTGACCGGCCTGTTCCAGGTCGCCGACTCGATCCTGCATTATCTCTGCCCGGTGCTGTATCTGCTGTGGTGGCTGATCGGGCCGCATGGCCGCCTGCGCTGGGGCAACCTGCCCCTCATGCTGGCGCCGACGCTGGTCTATTTTCTCTACGCCATGGCGCGCGGCGCCTGGGTGCAGGAATACCCCTACCCCATCCTCAACGCGATCGAGCTCGGCTACGCGCAGGTCGCGCTCAACGCGCTGTACATGACCGCTGGCCTCGCGGTTCTCACCCTCATCGTCATCGCGCTCGACCGCCTGCTGGCTCGCCCATCCCGGACATTCCAATGA
- the purL gene encoding phosphoribosylformylglycinamidine synthase subunit PurL — protein sequence MTSYQNNIAITPQLVADHGLKPDEFDKIVALIGRQPTYTELGIFSAMWNEHCSYKSSKKWLKTLPTSGPRVIQGPGENAGVVDIGDGQAVVFKMESHNHPSYIEPYQGAATGVGGILRDVFTMGARPVAAMNALRFGSPDHEKTRHLVSGVVAGVGGYGNAFGVPTVGGEVEFDERYNGNILVNAFAAGLADTDKIFYSEAKGVGLPVVYLGAKTGRDGVGGATMASAEFGDDIEEKRPTVQVGDPFTEKRLLEACLELMQTGAVIAIQDMGAAGLTCSAVEMGAKGDLGIELDLDKVPVREAQMTPYEMMLSESQERMLMVLHPEKEAAARAVFEKWELDFATVGKTTDDLRFRVMWQGAEVANLPIKELGDEAPEYDRPWTEPKKPTPLAADDVPQMDVADALLKLVGSHQIASRRWVYEQYDTLIQGNSLQRPGGDAGVIRVDGHASKALAFSSDVTPRYCEADPYEGGKQAVAECWRNLTATGAEPLAATDNLNFGNPERPEIMGQLVHAIKGIGEACTALDFPIVSGNVSLYNETNGRGILPTPTIGGVGLLPDWNKMARIGFAGANQVILLVGSPASRGTHLGQSVYLRDLFGRKDGPAPHVDLAHEKRTGDFVRKLIRSGTATACHDLSDGGLAVGLAEMAVASGIGATITDLTDQNPILQYFGEDQGRYLVTIDLDPQSEALAALWRDAEVAGVFAPWIGTTGGADLVLGAARPVPVAALKAAHEGWFPSYMDGVAA from the coding sequence ATGACCTCCTATCAGAACAACATCGCCATCACGCCCCAGCTCGTCGCCGATCACGGCCTCAAGCCCGACGAGTTCGACAAGATCGTTGCCCTGATCGGCCGCCAGCCGACCTATACCGAGCTGGGCATTTTTTCGGCCATGTGGAACGAGCACTGCTCCTACAAGAGCTCCAAGAAGTGGCTCAAGACGCTGCCGACGTCAGGTCCGCGCGTCATCCAGGGCCCCGGCGAGAATGCCGGCGTGGTCGATATCGGTGACGGCCAGGCCGTGGTCTTCAAGATGGAGTCGCATAACCACCCCAGCTATATCGAGCCCTATCAGGGCGCGGCGACCGGCGTGGGCGGCATCCTCCGCGACGTCTTCACCATGGGCGCCCGCCCCGTCGCGGCGATGAACGCGCTGCGCTTCGGCTCGCCGGATCACGAAAAGACCCGCCACCTCGTCTCCGGCGTCGTGGCCGGCGTCGGCGGTTATGGCAATGCCTTCGGCGTGCCCACCGTTGGTGGCGAAGTCGAATTCGACGAACGTTATAACGGCAATATCCTGGTCAATGCCTTCGCGGCCGGCCTCGCCGATACCGACAAGATTTTCTATTCGGAAGCCAAAGGCGTCGGCCTGCCCGTGGTCTATCTCGGCGCCAAGACCGGCCGCGACGGCGTCGGTGGCGCCACCATGGCCTCGGCCGAATTCGGCGACGATATCGAGGAAAAGCGCCCCACCGTACAGGTCGGCGACCCCTTCACCGAAAAGCGCCTGCTCGAAGCCTGCCTTGAACTGATGCAGACCGGCGCCGTGATCGCCATCCAGGACATGGGCGCAGCGGGCCTGACCTGCTCGGCCGTCGAAATGGGCGCCAAGGGCGACCTCGGCATCGAACTCGACCTCGACAAGGTGCCGGTGCGCGAAGCGCAGATGACGCCCTATGAGATGATGCTCAGCGAAAGCCAGGAGCGCATGCTCATGGTGCTGCATCCCGAAAAGGAGGCGGCGGCCCGCGCCGTGTTCGAGAAGTGGGAACTCGATTTCGCCACCGTCGGCAAGACCACCGACGACCTGCGTTTCCGCGTGATGTGGCAGGGCGCCGAAGTCGCCAACCTGCCGATCAAGGAACTGGGCGACGAAGCCCCCGAATATGACCGCCCCTGGACCGAGCCGAAAAAGCCGACGCCGCTCGCGGCCGATGACGTGCCGCAGATGGACGTGGCCGATGCCCTGCTCAAGCTAGTCGGCAGCCACCAGATCGCCTCGCGCCGCTGGGTCTACGAGCAATACGACACGCTGATCCAGGGCAATTCCCTGCAGCGCCCCGGCGGCGATGCCGGCGTGATCCGCGTCGACGGCCATGCCAGCAAGGCGCTGGCCTTCTCGTCCGACGTGACACCGCGCTATTGCGAAGCCGATCCCTATGAGGGCGGCAAGCAGGCCGTGGCCGAATGCTGGCGGAACCTGACGGCAACCGGTGCCGAGCCGCTGGCCGCCACCGATAACCTCAATTTCGGCAACCCTGAGCGTCCCGAAATCATGGGCCAGCTCGTCCATGCCATCAAGGGGATCGGGGAAGCCTGCACGGCGCTGGACTTCCCCATCGTCTCGGGCAATGTGTCGCTCTACAACGAAACCAATGGCCGCGGCATCCTGCCGACCCCGACGATTGGCGGCGTGGGCCTGCTGCCCGACTGGAACAAGATGGCGCGCATCGGCTTTGCCGGTGCCAATCAGGTGATCCTGTTGGTCGGCTCGCCCGCCAGCCGCGGCACCCATCTCGGCCAGTCGGTCTATCTGCGCGACCTGTTCGGCCGCAAGGACGGCCCGGCGCCACATGTCGATCTCGCCCATGAAAAGCGCACGGGTGACTTCGTGCGCAAGCTGATCCGCTCGGGCACGGCCACTGCCTGCCACGACCTCAGCGATGGCGGCCTGGCCGTTGGCCTGGCCGAAATGGCCGTGGCCTCGGGCATCGGCGCCACCATCACCGATCTCACCGACCAGAACCCGATCCTGCAATATTTCGGCGAGGACCAGGGCCGCTACCTGGTTACCATCGATCTCGACCCGCAAAGCGAGGCCCTGGCCGCCCTGTGGCGCGATGCCGAGGTAGCGGGTGTCTTCGCCCCGTGGATCGGCACGACCGGCGGCGCCGATCTCGTGCTGGGCGCAGCCCGGCCGGTGCCGGTTGCCGCGCTCAAGGCCGCTCATGAAGGCTGGTTCCCCAGCTACATGGATGGGGTGGCTGCATAA